The Silvibacterium dinghuense DNA window CCATGGCCTTGGGATTGAATTCAGCGCGGATCACCTCGTCCGGGCAATCCGTCTCCTGCGAGACGCGGTAATTGCAGATAAAGACCACGTCCTGTCCCGCCCGCTGCTCTTTGAGCTGTTGGCAGAGCTCCTCGGCGAGGGCAATGCGCCCGTCACCTTCCACGTCGATCACTACCAGGTCATAGGCGCGTCTGCGGCTGAGTTCCAGC harbors:
- a CDS encoding response regulator, with protein sequence MILGLRDQILRVHGYQVDSTLDSAVALELSRRRAYDLVVIDVEGDGRIALAEELCQQLKEQRAGQDVVFICNYRVSQETDCPDEVIRAEFNPKAMVAGIEDFLRKRD